A single region of the Leptolyngbya boryana PCC 6306 genome encodes:
- a CDS encoding Uma2 family endonuclease, with product MTQAKSRFRTFEEYAALDPSELPEGNYELVDGVIVEMGAENDGNVLIAGFLFSVLLQFVPHYLMRRGTEIRVSSTLVTSRYPDLMVVTEEIHQALKRDRRSLIESDLPAPRLVVEVVSPGEPGSNNYDRDYVEKPKEYAKRGIPEFWIVDPLREVVLVLSLDGKAYKASEFRGSDRIKSSTFKALNLTAQQVLTAGESE from the coding sequence ATGACGCAAGCGAAATCACGGTTCAGAACGTTTGAGGAGTATGCAGCACTAGACCCGTCTGAACTGCCAGAGGGCAATTATGAGTTGGTCGATGGGGTAATCGTTGAGATGGGCGCTGAGAACGATGGGAATGTATTGATCGCTGGGTTTCTGTTTTCTGTGCTGCTGCAATTTGTTCCGCACTATCTCATGCGTCGAGGAACTGAAATTCGGGTCTCAAGCACCTTGGTAACATCTCGCTACCCCGATTTGATGGTAGTGACAGAAGAGATTCATCAAGCGCTGAAGCGAGATCGACGATCACTGATTGAATCGGATCTGCCTGCTCCGAGACTCGTCGTTGAAGTGGTTTCGCCGGGGGAGCCTGGTAGTAATAATTACGATCGAGACTACGTTGAAAAACCCAAAGAGTACGCGAAACGGGGCATTCCTGAGTTTTGGATCGTTGATCCGTTGCGAGAAGTCGTGCTGGTGCTGTCTCTGGATGGCAAAGCTTACAAAGCATCAGAGTTTCGCGGGAGCGATCGTATTAAATCTTCAACCTTCAAGGCTTTGAATTTGACAGCGCAGCAAGTTCTTACAGCCGGAGAGAGCGAGTAG
- a CDS encoding GumC domain-containing protein has protein sequence MLNRELLNQLAETVSVSGIAASAVITLATNTILPSPQIATLSTMAGVGFAVSYRGLNRDQTIRKLQSERNNFEQQKLKAETALSDAQNRLEQGLKDRQDYYEQKLVDLRSQISADTNLRTKYEEVKRAFDQGATELRSTLAECDQLRSTVAGFEGQKQQWIQKFDAIILNHTQESEKLHEQIRQLERENLEYKARFDSIDELAKLRADKEASELRDAIAHLQKVYEQKMAEYVQLAHRYNDLRTEDDAKFAELQGKFSYLTGEGFQEVQQEFSADLSDRDRMLIAASARISELESPYYFDEIGEFTRPNRLIKALWESEQPICLDASEIVPYSDGTGFDVFLSLRDRKIRGQATIDALNDRGNEFSVLCGCIKDLKFEYDRTNPHRIKTAMVFRKTAKTDSKATIDKLWIPADQFAAKVPKLLKKAMTRIMASTGEGKGIFVNLLLAVEANQMAPAFVRLHDPMDGSAEDHWQIPKASKGAAQSVKAMKAFLAEFDQRLEKHIAHPKTLDIFDEVDILAERDSSINKSMLTCAKGMRHNGMRAYLIGQSPSAGKKGFEWADFDNFNCVYFGTATITAIDKTPALETKKDALRKEYDKLKEYCDRQNEEFGLDGWNEYRIGLIVTGGKAFFFELPNADSIVCDWSKLTQQPTEKVETLEPVKSNFDCPECSSSNTKDRSGRKKLANQLTRYYRVCSDCQHKFETDL, from the coding sequence ATGTTAAATCGAGAATTGCTCAATCAATTAGCAGAAACGGTTTCAGTTAGCGGAATCGCTGCAAGTGCCGTCATCACGCTTGCAACCAACACGATTCTTCCTAGCCCTCAGATTGCCACACTCAGCACAATGGCAGGAGTTGGATTTGCGGTGTCCTACAGAGGATTGAATCGAGATCAAACCATTCGCAAATTGCAGTCCGAGCGCAACAATTTTGAACAACAGAAGCTAAAGGCTGAAACCGCTCTCAGTGATGCTCAGAACCGTCTTGAGCAAGGCTTAAAAGACCGTCAGGACTACTACGAACAAAAACTGGTTGATCTGCGATCGCAGATCAGCGCAGACACGAATTTGAGGACAAAATACGAGGAAGTCAAACGAGCCTTTGATCAAGGTGCAACTGAACTTAGATCAACCCTTGCTGAATGTGACCAGCTTCGATCGACCGTTGCAGGGTTCGAGGGTCAGAAACAACAATGGATTCAGAAGTTTGATGCAATCATCCTAAACCACACTCAAGAGAGTGAGAAATTGCATGAGCAAATTCGCCAGCTTGAGCGCGAGAATCTAGAGTACAAAGCGCGATTCGACAGCATTGACGAACTTGCGAAACTGAGAGCCGACAAGGAAGCCTCAGAACTGCGAGACGCGATCGCGCACTTGCAGAAAGTCTACGAGCAAAAAATGGCTGAATATGTGCAGCTTGCCCATCGCTACAACGACCTCAGAACTGAGGATGACGCTAAATTTGCCGAGCTACAGGGCAAATTCTCCTATCTCACAGGTGAAGGCTTTCAAGAAGTTCAGCAAGAATTCAGTGCGGACCTCTCTGATCGCGATCGAATGCTGATTGCGGCAAGCGCCAGGATCTCAGAGCTTGAATCGCCCTACTATTTCGATGAGATTGGCGAATTTACCCGCCCAAATCGCTTGATTAAAGCCTTGTGGGAGAGTGAGCAGCCCATTTGCCTCGATGCCTCTGAAATTGTGCCCTACAGCGATGGGACTGGCTTTGATGTCTTTCTCAGTTTGCGAGATCGCAAAATCAGAGGGCAAGCGACGATCGATGCACTCAATGATCGCGGCAACGAGTTCAGCGTTTTGTGCGGTTGCATTAAGGATCTGAAGTTTGAATACGATCGCACCAACCCACATCGCATCAAAACGGCAATGGTGTTCCGTAAGACTGCGAAAACCGACTCGAAAGCGACGATCGATAAGCTGTGGATTCCAGCCGATCAGTTTGCTGCAAAAGTACCGAAGCTCCTGAAAAAAGCCATGACCCGCATCATGGCATCCACAGGCGAGGGCAAAGGCATCTTTGTCAATTTGCTTCTAGCCGTCGAAGCCAATCAGATGGCTCCTGCTTTTGTGCGATTGCATGACCCGATGGACGGTTCCGCAGAAGACCACTGGCAAATCCCCAAAGCGTCGAAAGGAGCCGCCCAAAGCGTCAAAGCCATGAAAGCGTTTCTTGCCGAATTTGATCAGCGTTTGGAAAAACACATTGCCCACCCTAAAACACTCGACATCTTCGATGAAGTCGATATCCTTGCCGAGCGCGATAGCAGCATCAATAAATCTATGCTGACTTGTGCTAAAGGAATGCGGCACAACGGCATGAGAGCCTATCTCATCGGACAGTCCCCCAGTGCTGGAAAAAAGGGCTTTGAATGGGCAGACTTCGACAATTTTAACTGCGTTTATTTCGGGACTGCTACCATTACCGCGATCGACAAAACACCTGCCCTAGAAACAAAGAAAGACGCGCTCCGCAAGGAGTATGACAAACTCAAAGAATACTGCGATCGCCAAAATGAGGAGTTTGGCTTAGACGGTTGGAATGAATATCGAATTGGGCTGATTGTCACAGGTGGAAAGGCTTTCTTCTTCGAGCTTCCCAATGCAGATTCAATCGTTTGTGATTGGAGCAAATTGACACAACAGCCAACAGAAAAAGTGGAAACC